One Deinococcus aestuarii DNA segment encodes these proteins:
- a CDS encoding lipid-A-disaccharide synthase-related protein, with product MNPFPSRPAFLVSNGTAEDLIGARLLGHLGTGARALPLVGAGRAYTGVPDVTRLGEELRLPSGGFPFGSAANLLADLRAGLVGASLRQWRDAGRAARGAGAVVVVGDAYALMVGTLAARGAGVPLVHVQPLLSAHYLEGLGVRGALSELNALGANLPMPYELRLARGARAVFVRDEGTARHYRARGVRARWAGSFALDVLPPPERDLSALTGGRPALALLPGSREDHRESLPVMLRAAARLSGVTALVAWAHGWDAVTLPGGWALTVEDDRTAWARGEGARVPLLRGAFGAVARAADVAVGTAGTANEQLAGLGVPVVAFPTGGPQYTAGFARRQGRLLGDALSVVTPDPEAVAAEVLALLRDPARRSRAAVAGLGRVGAAGALPVIAAEVRGLLAAS from the coding sequence GTGAACCCTTTCCCCTCCCGGCCCGCCTTTCTCGTCTCCAACGGCACGGCGGAGGACCTGATCGGGGCGCGGCTGCTGGGGCATCTGGGGACCGGGGCGCGGGCGCTTCCCCTCGTGGGCGCGGGCCGGGCCTACACGGGCGTGCCGGACGTGACCCGGTTGGGCGAGGAACTGCGGCTGCCCAGCGGGGGCTTTCCCTTCGGCAGCGCCGCGAACCTGCTCGCCGACCTGCGGGCGGGGCTCGTCGGCGCGTCGCTGCGGCAGTGGCGGGACGCCGGGCGGGCGGCGCGGGGGGCGGGCGCGGTCGTCGTCGTGGGGGACGCCTACGCGCTGATGGTGGGGACGCTGGCGGCGCGGGGGGCGGGGGTGCCCCTCGTCCACGTCCAGCCGCTGCTGAGCGCGCACTACCTGGAGGGGCTGGGGGTGCGCGGGGCCCTCTCCGAACTCAACGCCCTGGGCGCCAACCTCCCGATGCCCTACGAGCTGCGGCTGGCGAGGGGGGCGCGGGCGGTGTTCGTGCGGGACGAGGGGACGGCGCGGCATTACCGGGCGCGGGGGGTGCGGGCGCGCTGGGCGGGCAGCTTCGCGCTGGACGTGCTGCCCCCGCCCGAGCGGGACCTGTCGGCGCTGACGGGGGGGCGCCCGGCTCTCGCCCTGTTGCCCGGCTCGCGGGAGGACCACCGGGAGAGCCTGCCCGTGATGCTGCGGGCGGCGGCGCGTCTCTCCGGCGTGACGGCCCTCGTCGCCTGGGCGCACGGGTGGGACGCCGTGACCCTGCCCGGCGGCTGGGCGCTGACGGTGGAGGACGACCGGACGGCCTGGGCGCGGGGGGAGGGGGCGCGCGTTCCCCTGCTGCGGGGCGCCTTCGGGGCGGTGGCGCGGGCGGCGGACGTGGCGGTCGGGACGGCGGGCACGGCGAACGAGCAACTGGCGGGGCTGGGGGTGCCCGTCGTGGCCTTTCCCACGGGCGGGCCGCAGTACACGGCGGGCTTCGCCCGGCGGCAGGGGCGGCTGCTGGGAGACGCGCTGAGCGTGGTCACCCCCGACCCGGAGGCGGTGGCGGCGGAGGTCCTGGCCCTCCTGCGGGACCCGGCGCGGCGGTCGCGGGCGGCGGTGGCGGGGCTGGGGCGGGTCGGCGCGGCGGGGGCGCTGCCCGTCATCGCCGCCGAGGTGCGGGGCCTGCTCGCGGCGTCCTAG
- a CDS encoding polysaccharide deacetylase family protein: MKPGAVLGLAALAALLADLLGRAAGWGALGPGDRTSNRVALTFDDGPGERTGELLGVLARHGAPATFFVTAPACAQRPDLLRALTGAGHGVEAHGRWHTHALRLPPWREWAQVRWHPRAGEPGPHLYRPPYGGHSPLTRLLARLARRRVALWDVEGRDWTALPAADLAARTLARVRPGSVILLHDGPPGTPELLDRLLEGLRARGLTPALLRDLPPRPIGFRDGLRRLRASYGR; this comes from the coding sequence GTGAAGCCGGGCGCTGTCCTCGGCCTCGCCGCGCTCGCCGCCTTGCTGGCCGACCTGCTGGGGCGCGCCGCCGGGTGGGGGGCGCTGGGACCGGGAGACCGGACCTCGAACCGCGTCGCCCTCACCTTCGACGACGGGCCGGGCGAGCGGACGGGCGAGCTGCTGGGGGTCCTCGCGCGGCACGGCGCCCCTGCCACCTTCTTCGTGACCGCCCCGGCCTGCGCGCAGCGCCCGGACCTCCTGCGGGCGCTCACCGGGGCAGGTCATGGGGTCGAGGCGCACGGGCGCTGGCACACCCACGCCCTGCGGCTGCCCCCCTGGCGCGAGTGGGCCCAGGTGCGCTGGCACCCCCGCGCCGGGGAGCCGGGCCCCCACCTCTACCGCCCCCCCTACGGCGGCCACAGCCCCCTGACCCGCCTCCTCGCCCGCCTCGCCCGCCGCCGGGTCGCCCTCTGGGACGTGGAGGGGCGCGACTGGACCGCTCTCCCCGCCGCCGATCTCGCCGCGCGGACGCTGGCCCGGGTGCGCCCCGGGAGCGTGATCCTGCTGCACGACGGCCCCCCGGGGACGCCCGAACTGCTCGACCGGCTGCTGGAGGGCTTGAGGGCGCGGGGGCTCACGCCCGCCCTGCTCCGCGACCTGCCCCCGCGCCCCATCGGTTTTCGGGACGGCCTGCGGCGGCTGCGGGCGAGTTACGGTCGCTAG
- a CDS encoding MFS transporter, translated as MTRRSPLRPGTLGPVAAAAVALACAEFVRSGVYAAYLPQAGPSALGLPLTAVGAAWTAHFAADTLMRGPAGALIARRGLRVVMLLGSLLSLLALALLPLAHWPWLIVLVAALHGAGFAAMWPGAMNLTADAAREGYQGRAITGVALGVMPLVGGGFLLLGGLAQGNASLPLLIALGVQTVGVLATLALPTRTVRRREEGAAPEPGRVRRAARALAPLLPAAFVQNMTMTLLGPLLFTIGPQLGLNYWGMVALLAAGGVVAYASLPFTGRVADRGRARLALTVGFGLIGLALAVIATTPPTWALYPLAALVGLGYACISPGWAALVTGTLPENERPAAWGALMTVENAGTALGPLVGTLAFGQLGLPGPFLVGAILALTTAAAYIVFRRAFPEGRAAQPA; from the coding sequence GTGACCCGCCGCTCACCGCTGCGCCCGGGGACCCTCGGGCCCGTCGCCGCCGCCGCCGTCGCGCTCGCCTGCGCGGAGTTCGTGCGCAGTGGGGTCTACGCGGCCTACCTGCCGCAGGCGGGCCCCTCCGCGCTGGGCTTGCCGCTGACCGCCGTGGGCGCGGCGTGGACCGCCCACTTCGCCGCCGACACGCTGATGCGCGGCCCGGCGGGGGCCTTGATCGCCCGGCGCGGGCTGCGGGTGGTCATGCTGCTGGGCTCGCTCCTGAGCCTGCTGGCCCTGGCGCTGCTGCCGCTGGCGCACTGGCCGTGGCTGATTGTCCTCGTTGCCGCGCTGCACGGGGCGGGCTTCGCGGCGATGTGGCCGGGGGCGATGAACCTCACCGCCGACGCGGCGCGGGAAGGGTACCAGGGCCGCGCGATCACGGGCGTGGCGCTGGGGGTCATGCCGCTCGTAGGCGGGGGCTTTTTGCTCCTCGGCGGGCTCGCGCAGGGGAACGCCAGCCTGCCCCTCCTGATCGCGCTGGGGGTGCAGACCGTGGGGGTGCTCGCCACCCTGGCCCTGCCCACCCGGACGGTGCGGCGCCGGGAGGAGGGCGCGGCACCCGAGCCGGGGCGGGTGCGCCGCGCCGCCCGGGCGCTCGCGCCGCTGCTGCCCGCCGCCTTCGTGCAGAACATGACCATGACCCTGCTCGGGCCGCTGCTCTTTACCATCGGGCCGCAGCTCGGGCTCAACTACTGGGGCATGGTCGCCCTGCTCGCGGCGGGCGGGGTGGTCGCCTACGCCAGCCTGCCCTTCACTGGGCGGGTGGCGGACCGGGGCCGGGCCCGCCTCGCCCTGACGGTGGGCTTCGGGCTGATCGGCCTGGCCCTTGCCGTGATCGCCACCACGCCCCCGACGTGGGCGCTCTACCCCCTCGCGGCCCTTGTGGGGCTGGGCTACGCCTGCATCTCGCCCGGCTGGGCCGCCCTGGTCACCGGCACCCTCCCCGAGAACGAGCGCCCGGCGGCCTGGGGCGCCCTGATGACCGTGGAGAACGCGGGCACCGCCCTGGGGCCCCTCGTCGGCACCCTCGCCTTCGGGCAGCTCGGGCTGCCGGGCCCCTTTCTGGTCGGGGCCATCCTGGCGCTGACGACCGCCGCCGCCTACATCGTCTTCCGCCGCGCGTTCCCGGAGGGCCGGGCGGCGCAGCCCGCGTGA
- a CDS encoding glycosyltransferase, translating to MPDFTVVIPARNEAKYLPLTLRALERQLHPPAAVIVVDNASQDDTAAVARAWGATVVSCHVRGIAPTRQAGLDAARTGWVATTDADSLPCPEWLARFDQAAAGPGHCNRVALYGPMRFCGVSRPVSVLSELAYGTFLHACAVAGRPNLAGANMAFSRGAAHLAGGYPDVEAYEDVLLGRALGRLGEVAYVPGALVETSARRLEGGWLPFLWRHAQNLSGHTRGYFGE from the coding sequence GTGCCGGACTTCACGGTCGTGATTCCCGCGCGCAACGAGGCGAAGTACCTGCCCCTCACCCTGCGCGCCCTGGAACGCCAGCTTCATCCCCCCGCGGCCGTGATCGTCGTGGACAACGCCAGTCAAGACGACACGGCGGCGGTCGCGCGGGCCTGGGGAGCCACGGTCGTCTCCTGCCACGTGCGCGGCATCGCCCCTACCCGCCAGGCGGGTCTCGACGCCGCGCGCACCGGCTGGGTCGCCACCACCGACGCCGACTCGTTGCCCTGCCCCGAGTGGCTCGCCCGCTTCGACCAGGCGGCCGCCGGGCCCGGCCACTGCAACCGGGTGGCCCTCTACGGCCCGATGCGCTTTTGCGGCGTGTCGCGGCCCGTGTCGGTCCTCTCCGAACTCGCCTACGGCACCTTCCTGCACGCCTGCGCGGTGGCCGGGCGCCCCAACCTCGCGGGGGCGAACATGGCCTTTTCGCGCGGGGCCGCGCACCTCGCGGGCGGCTACCCCGACGTGGAGGCCTACGAGGACGTGCTGCTGGGACGGGCGCTGGGCCGTCTCGGCGAGGTCGCCTACGTGCCCGGCGCGCTGGTCGAGACGAGCGCGCGGCGGCTGGAGGGAGGCTGGCTGCCCTTCTTGTGGCGCCACGCGCAAAACCTCAGCGGTCATACGCGAGGGTATTTCGGGGAGTGA
- a CDS encoding glycosyltransferase: protein MRPLRIGLFTDTFLPDQNGIVTSVGLLSDELRARGHHVEVVAPSFPDGHGPDADDTRPDVRRAPSVRYVFLPTYRLAWPTRKDFEQKYDLVHTHTPLTLGLAGARLARKWRVPHVATYHTHVEAYTHYLPGLTPIQRHTRIVTRVMGLYYRRAQAVITPTAAMLDVTQAMGVKNPVVIPTAARPEVLRQAPPIQNPWPAGKRRLLSVGRLAREKRFDLVLDALAGLPDAHLVVLGEGPEREHLSAHAERVGVADRVTFLGVRPWTEIGAYYRLAELFLFASDTETQGLVLQEAQLMGVPVVAVGARGTLSGVAHGKSGYLVAPGDVGALRGHAAEILGDPALWARLSGGARTFGTAWTPGGVAERVLDVYAGVLGVPRVVPFPVEAGALTPRNTLAYDR from the coding sequence GTGAGACCTCTGCGGATCGGCCTGTTCACCGACACCTTCTTGCCCGATCAAAACGGGATCGTCACCAGCGTCGGGCTCCTCAGTGACGAGCTGCGGGCGCGGGGGCACCACGTCGAGGTGGTCGCCCCCTCCTTTCCGGATGGGCACGGCCCGGATGCGGACGACACCCGCCCCGACGTGCGCCGGGCGCCCAGCGTCCGCTACGTCTTCTTGCCGACCTACCGCCTGGCGTGGCCCACCCGCAAGGACTTCGAGCAGAAGTACGACCTCGTTCACACCCACACGCCGCTGACCCTGGGGCTCGCCGGGGCGCGGCTCGCCCGCAAGTGGCGGGTGCCCCACGTCGCCACGTACCACACCCACGTCGAGGCGTACACCCACTACCTCCCCGGCCTGACCCCGATCCAGCGGCATACCCGGATCGTCACCCGGGTCATGGGCCTGTACTACCGCCGCGCCCAGGCCGTGATCACCCCCACCGCCGCCATGCTCGACGTGACCCAGGCGATGGGCGTGAAAAACCCCGTCGTCATCCCCACCGCCGCCCGGCCGGAGGTGCTGCGGCAGGCCCCCCCCATCCAGAACCCCTGGCCCGCCGGAAAGCGCCGCCTCCTCAGCGTGGGAAGGCTCGCCCGCGAGAAGCGCTTTGACCTCGTGCTCGACGCGCTCGCCGGGTTGCCGGACGCCCACCTCGTCGTGCTGGGCGAGGGGCCGGAGCGCGAGCACCTGAGCGCGCACGCCGAGCGGGTGGGCGTGGCGGACCGGGTGACGTTTCTCGGCGTGCGCCCCTGGACCGAGATCGGGGCGTACTACCGCCTCGCCGAACTCTTCCTCTTCGCCAGCGATACCGAGACGCAGGGCCTCGTCCTTCAGGAGGCGCAACTGATGGGCGTGCCCGTCGTGGCGGTCGGGGCGCGCGGCACGCTGAGCGGGGTGGCGCACGGGAAGAGCGGGTATCTCGTCGCTCCCGGGGACGTGGGCGCGCTGCGCGGGCACGCCGCCGAGATTCTGGGGGACCCGGCGCTGTGGGCGCGGCTTTCGGGGGGCGCGCGGACCTTCGGGACGGCCTGGACGCCGGGCGGGGTGGCCGAGCGGGTGCTCGACGTGTACGCGGGGGTGCTGGGGGTGCCGCGCGTGGTCCCGTTCCCGGTGGAGGCCGGGGCCCTCACTCCCCGAAATACCCTCGCGTATGACCGCTGA
- a CDS encoding YkoP family protein: MAAPRRIVRLRTPLSVLRRALTRAGAHGALHGGHPGDPRVGLTVPVAEPAELREALAALEAAGVRATLLAPVGLATLDPGALRLATGAGHEVAGQGDPAGLPRLDVAAGQPVTVWASDEPLGLGRPPALAARGVRPLPLPSGTPEPGLTLRVPPADLPDALARLGALGYRPVPVREVPGLRAATPRDLLIHVYRRVVDDRFARAHGVLPLTERADAVMRVALRPMPGALPFPPGSLTAELHLHSPRLVGLNARGSLTAYRAYQRSLRDVARALRERPGFAQARAVFAVTLFHGPLERSGFTVVRLPPAQARLYGLGFRVMRLVYGTKVSPSETEPRLAWMEREAFLARHG, from the coding sequence ATGGCCGCTCCTCGCCGAATCGTCCGCCTCCGGACGCCCCTTTCCGTCCTTCGGCGGGCCCTGACCCGCGCCGGAGCCCACGGCGCCCTCCACGGCGGCCACCCCGGCGACCCGCGCGTGGGCCTGACCGTGCCCGTCGCCGAACCCGCCGAACTGCGGGAGGCGCTCGCCGCCCTGGAGGCGGCCGGGGTGCGGGCCACGCTGCTCGCGCCGGTGGGGCTGGCGACCCTCGACCCGGGGGCGCTGCGGCTCGCCACGGGGGCCGGGCACGAGGTCGCCGGGCAGGGCGACCCCGCCGGGCTCCCCCGACTCGACGTGGCGGCGGGGCAGCCGGTCACCGTCTGGGCCTCCGACGAACCCCTGGGCCTGGGCCGGCCTCCCGCTCTGGCCGCGCGGGGCGTGCGGCCCCTGCCCCTCCCCTCCGGGACGCCGGAACCGGGGCTGACCCTGCGCGTGCCGCCCGCCGACCTGCCTGACGCGCTCGCCCGGCTGGGGGCGCTCGGCTACCGTCCCGTGCCCGTGCGGGAGGTGCCCGGATTGCGGGCCGCCACCCCCCGCGACCTCCTGATCCACGTGTACCGCCGCGTGGTGGACGACCGCTTCGCCCGCGCGCACGGCGTCCTGCCCCTCACCGAGCGGGCGGACGCCGTGATGCGGGTGGCGCTGCGGCCCATGCCGGGGGCGCTGCCCTTCCCGCCCGGCAGCCTCACCGCCGAGCTGCACCTGCACAGCCCGCGGCTGGTGGGCCTCAATGCCCGGGGCTCGCTGACCGCCTACCGCGCCTACCAGCGGTCGCTGCGGGACGTGGCCCGGGCACTCAGGGAACGGCCCGGGTTCGCGCAGGCCCGCGCCGTCTTCGCCGTCACCCTCTTTCACGGGCCGCTGGAAAGGAGCGGCTTCACGGTGGTCCGCCTGCCCCCCGCGCAGGCCCGGCTGTACGGGCTGGGCTTCCGGGTGATGCGGCTGGTGTACGGCACGAAAGTCTCCCCCTCCGAGACCGAGCCCCGGCTGGCCTGGATGGAGCGGGAGGCGTTCCTGGCGCGGCACGGCTGA
- a CDS encoding ABC-F family ATP-binding cassette domain-containing protein, with product MPTLLAAADLSLSFGERPVLADVSVSVATGERVALLGRNGAGKTTLLRVLLGDLTPEEGTVWRSPGLRVGVLEQHHAPPPGLTVRALIDAAHPYREPEAELLALEANLGDPETLAAWSTLHARLEDAGAYTWPARAARTLGVLDLTRFTFREAATLSGGERTRLALALALAREPELLILDEPTNHLDVRMREWLEDHLRAFPGGVLLTSHDRDFLDAVASRSLWLEGGEASEYPGGYSRARAQRDLERRTRERAARLSGREASRLSGSAERLDEWGRRSRALRSRVDRLPVTEAPLPERQIRMRLLAGTARARLVAWGEHLSRSYGGRAVLQDVAFKLRQGDRVALMGANGTGKTTLMRLLAGETHPDPPAPGGPEPVLRVASGVSVASLDQTWHGLTPGEGLRAQFERRFGERAGALLGRAGFVAADWPKTPSELSGGERARAGLALVSALRADLLLLDEPTNHLDVEALQALEDAVHAYGGAVVIVTHDRRFAREVATRLWVIEDAGLREVAGWGSREYTDPARTLTGDPPPPPPPPTPRQRLAVIEAQLADVRRGLDAPPGTLTGREEARLRAQAHQLQTHLYDLYGQAFAAPQFDAEVREPPLTVRAQRLGEVGGMFWAARDEGCPHLAWDGHTLRFSTPPPAWYGAALLGGALRLLFERWNVGRARLGEGGPVLTRRDYFERIGVAPGRGQA from the coding sequence ATGCCGACCCTGCTCGCCGCCGCCGACCTCTCGCTGTCCTTCGGGGAGCGGCCCGTGCTGGCGGACGTGTCGGTGTCGGTGGCGACCGGCGAGCGGGTGGCGCTGCTGGGCCGCAACGGGGCGGGGAAGACCACCCTGCTGCGCGTGCTGCTGGGTGACCTGACCCCCGAGGAGGGGACGGTGTGGCGCTCGCCGGGCCTGCGGGTGGGCGTGCTGGAGCAGCACCACGCGCCCCCGCCCGGCCTGACCGTCCGCGCCCTGATCGACGCGGCGCACCCCTACCGCGAGCCCGAGGCCGAGCTGCTGGCGCTGGAGGCGAACCTCGGGGACCCCGAGACGCTGGCCGCCTGGAGCACCCTGCACGCGCGGCTGGAGGATGCGGGCGCCTACACCTGGCCCGCCCGCGCCGCGCGGACGCTCGGCGTCCTCGACCTCACCCGTTTCACCTTCCGCGAGGCGGCGACCCTCTCGGGGGGCGAGCGCACCCGCCTCGCCCTCGCGCTGGCGCTGGCCCGCGAGCCGGAGCTGCTGATCCTCGACGAGCCGACCAACCACCTCGACGTGCGGATGCGCGAGTGGCTCGAAGACCACCTGCGCGCCTTTCCGGGGGGGGTGCTCCTCACCAGCCACGACCGGGATTTCCTCGATGCCGTCGCCTCCCGCAGCCTGTGGCTGGAAGGGGGGGAGGCCAGCGAGTACCCGGGGGGCTACTCCCGCGCGCGCGCCCAGCGCGACCTGGAACGCCGCACCCGGGAACGCGCCGCCCGCCTGAGTGGGCGTGAGGCCTCCCGCCTCTCGGGCAGCGCCGAGCGGCTGGACGAGTGGGGCAGGCGGTCGCGGGCCCTGAGGTCCCGGGTGGACCGCCTGCCCGTCACGGAAGCGCCCCTCCCCGAGCGCCAGATCAGGATGCGCCTGCTCGCGGGCACGGCGCGGGCGCGGCTCGTCGCGTGGGGCGAGCACCTTTCCAGGAGCTACGGGGGCCGGGCCGTGCTGCAAGACGTGGCCTTCAAGTTGCGCCAGGGTGACCGGGTGGCCCTGATGGGGGCGAACGGCACGGGCAAGACGACCCTGATGCGGCTGCTCGCGGGCGAGACGCACCCCGACCCGCCCGCACCCGGCGGCCCCGAACCCGTGCTGCGGGTGGCAAGCGGGGTCAGCGTCGCCAGCCTCGACCAGACGTGGCACGGCCTGACGCCGGGGGAGGGGCTGCGGGCGCAGTTCGAGCGCCGCTTCGGCGAGCGGGCGGGGGCGCTGCTGGGCCGGGCGGGCTTCGTCGCCGCCGACTGGCCGAAGACCCCTTCAGAGCTCAGCGGCGGCGAGCGGGCGCGGGCCGGGCTCGCCCTGGTGAGCGCCCTGCGCGCCGACCTGCTGCTCCTCGACGAGCCGACGAACCACCTCGACGTGGAGGCCCTTCAGGCGCTCGAAGACGCCGTTCACGCCTACGGGGGCGCGGTGGTGATCGTCACCCACGACCGCCGCTTCGCCCGCGAGGTGGCGACCCGGCTGTGGGTGATCGAGGACGCGGGGCTCAGAGAGGTCGCCGGGTGGGGCAGCCGCGAGTACACCGACCCCGCCCGCACGCTGACGGGCGACCCGCCGCCGCCGCCGCCCCCCCCCACCCCCCGTCAACGTCTGGCGGTCATCGAGGCCCAACTCGCGGACGTGCGCCGTGGGCTCGACGCGCCCCCCGGCACCCTCACCGGGCGGGAGGAGGCCCGGCTGCGGGCGCAGGCACATCAGCTTCAGACCCACCTCTATGACCTCTACGGGCAGGCCTTCGCCGCGCCGCAGTTCGACGCCGAGGTGCGCGAGCCGCCGCTGACCGTCCGCGCCCAGCGCCTCGGAGAAGTCGGCGGCATGTTCTGGGCCGCCCGCGACGAGGGGTGCCCGCACCTCGCCTGGGACGGCCACACCCTGCGCTTCAGCACTCCGCCCCCCGCGTGGTACGGCGCGGCCCTCCTCGGCGGGGCGCTGCGGCTTCTCTTCGAGCGCTGGAACGTGGGCCGGGCGCGGCTGGGGGAGGGGGGGCCGGTGCTGACGCGGCGGGACTATTTCGAGCGCATCGGGGTGGCGCCGGGGCGCGGTCAGGCGTGA
- a CDS encoding LacI family DNA-binding transcriptional regulator, translating to MIGLEDVAKLAQVSPATASRALSRPELVAETTRERVQAAARTLGYRPNVLARSLRQRGSRTLGLVVTDILNPFHATLAKGVQDVAEAQDYTVLMFNSDEESAKERRAFETLRGHLPRGLIVVPTPATHTNLDLLPGLPVIELDRASGRANAHTVLVDNEMGAYRAVSYLTGLGHRRIGMVVGQQDISTAVERHEGYRRALQSAGIPYRPELVRPGHHREGDGRAAAHALLSLPPGERPTALFVGNNEMTVGAVLALRDLGLSLPGDLSLVGFDDSRWAQTILPALTVVAQPAYDLGALACHTLLGVLEGREVPTSTRLHTTFIERDSAAPLVTPPLQKAGAR from the coding sequence ATGATCGGTCTAGAGGACGTGGCAAAACTCGCGCAAGTCTCCCCGGCCACCGCGTCGCGGGCGCTGAGCCGACCCGAACTCGTGGCGGAAACGACGCGGGAGCGGGTGCAGGCGGCGGCGCGGACGCTGGGCTACCGGCCGAACGTGCTGGCCCGCAGCCTGCGCCAGCGCGGGAGCCGCACGCTGGGGCTGGTGGTGACCGACATCCTCAACCCCTTCCACGCGACGCTCGCCAAGGGTGTGCAGGACGTGGCCGAGGCGCAGGACTACACGGTGCTGATGTTCAACTCGGACGAGGAGTCCGCCAAGGAGCGCCGGGCCTTCGAGACCCTGCGCGGGCACCTGCCCCGGGGACTCATCGTGGTGCCCACACCCGCCACCCACACCAACCTCGACCTGCTGCCGGGCCTCCCGGTGATCGAACTCGACCGGGCGAGCGGGCGCGCGAACGCGCACACGGTCCTCGTGGACAACGAAATGGGGGCCTACCGGGCGGTGTCGTACCTGACGGGGCTGGGGCACCGCCGCATCGGCATGGTGGTGGGGCAGCAGGACATCTCCACGGCGGTCGAGCGGCACGAGGGCTACCGCCGGGCGCTTCAGAGTGCGGGGATCCCCTACCGCCCCGAACTCGTGCGCCCCGGACACCACCGCGAAGGAGACGGGCGGGCGGCGGCCCACGCGCTCCTGAGCCTGCCGCCCGGGGAACGTCCCACCGCCCTCTTCGTGGGCAACAACGAGATGACGGTGGGCGCCGTGCTCGCCCTGCGCGACCTGGGCCTGAGCCTGCCGGGAGACCTTTCCCTGGTGGGCTTCGACGACTCGCGCTGGGCGCAGACGATCCTCCCGGCCCTGACGGTGGTCGCGCAGCCCGCCTACGACCTCGGGGCCCTCGCCTGCCACACCCTGCTGGGCGTGCTGGAGGGCCGGGAGGTGCCCACCTCCACCCGGCTGCACACCACCTTCATCGAGCGGGACTCGGCCGCCCCCCTGGTGACGCCGCCCCTCCAGAAGGCAGGTGCCCGGTGA
- a CDS encoding ureidoglycolate lyase: MTPPATLSALPLEADAFAPFGAVLGRPAGEPTLDRGDITFWHATGDLAGLAGSGVTGHLIAHQRDPLLTQIERHVRTPEVFLALDGRSLFVVGAPGEADPVGLRAFVIGPGQGVLLHPGTWHWAPYPITPTATFLLVLRAETPEHDIETLDIPPHRLEARAVPSP, translated from the coding sequence GTGACCCCTCCCGCGACGCTCTCCGCCCTTCCGCTGGAGGCCGACGCCTTTGCGCCCTTCGGCGCGGTGCTCGGGCGTCCGGCGGGCGAGCCCACCCTGGACCGGGGCGACATCACCTTCTGGCACGCGACGGGCGACCTCGCGGGGCTGGCGGGGAGTGGGGTGACCGGGCACCTGATCGCCCACCAACGTGACCCCCTCCTCACGCAGATCGAGCGCCACGTCCGCACGCCCGAGGTCTTCCTGGCCCTGGACGGCCGCAGCCTGTTCGTGGTCGGGGCGCCCGGCGAGGCCGACCCGGTGGGCCTGCGCGCCTTCGTGATCGGGCCGGGCCAGGGCGTGCTGCTGCATCCCGGCACCTGGCACTGGGCGCCCTATCCCATCACCCCCACCGCCACCTTCCTGCTCGTGCTGCGCGCCGAGACGCCGGAGCACGACATCGAGACCCTGGACATTCCCCCGCACCGCCTGGAGGCCCGCGCCGTGCCGAGCCCCTGA
- a CDS encoding sugar ABC transporter substrate-binding protein — protein MRTPTKLVTAALAATTVLGLALAQGNQPVIGLITKTDTNPFFVKMKEGAQAEAKRLGARLMTAAGKADNDNASQVTAIENMVAAGAKTILITPSDSKAIIPAIKKAQAQGVQVIALDSPTDPASASDALFATNNFQAGVLIGRYAKAAMGGKPLKIATLDLFPGHPVGIARHNGFLAGLGIKDSSGQAITAQTPANVVGGVVVCAQDSFGDQAKGQTAMENCLQKNPDINLVYTINEPAGYGAHQALKNAGKDKAVMIVSVDGGCNGVRGVQSGVFAATSQQYPLKMAALGVAAGVDFAKSGKKVKSGYTDTGVNLIAAKAVSGVPSQSVQYGLANCWGK, from the coding sequence ATGCGCACCCCCACCAAGCTCGTGACCGCCGCCCTCGCCGCCACCACCGTCCTCGGACTCGCGCTCGCGCAGGGGAATCAGCCGGTGATCGGGCTGATCACGAAGACGGACACCAACCCCTTTTTCGTGAAGATGAAAGAGGGCGCCCAGGCCGAGGCCAAGCGCCTCGGGGCCCGGCTGATGACGGCGGCGGGCAAGGCCGACAACGACAACGCTTCGCAGGTCACCGCCATCGAGAACATGGTCGCGGCGGGCGCCAAGACCATCCTGATCACCCCGTCGGACTCCAAGGCGATCATCCCGGCCATCAAAAAGGCCCAGGCCCAGGGCGTGCAGGTCATCGCGCTCGACTCGCCCACCGACCCCGCCAGCGCGTCGGACGCCCTGTTCGCCACGAACAACTTCCAGGCGGGGGTCCTGATCGGGCGCTACGCGAAGGCCGCGATGGGGGGCAAGCCGCTGAAGATCGCCACCCTCGACCTCTTCCCCGGCCACCCGGTGGGCATCGCCCGGCACAACGGCTTCCTGGCGGGGCTGGGGATCAAGGACAGCTCGGGCCAGGCGATCACCGCCCAGACCCCGGCCAACGTGGTCGGCGGCGTGGTGGTGTGCGCGCAGGATTCCTTCGGGGATCAGGCCAAGGGGCAGACGGCGATGGAAAACTGCCTCCAGAAGAACCCCGACATCAACCTCGTGTACACCATCAACGAGCCCGCCGGGTACGGCGCCCACCAGGCGCTGAAGAACGCGGGCAAGGACAAGGCCGTGATGATCGTCTCGGTGGACGGCGGCTGCAACGGCGTGCGCGGGGTGCAAAGCGGCGTCTTCGCGGCGACGAGCCAGCAGTACCCGCTGAAGATGGCGGCCCTCGGCGTGGCGGCGGGGGTGGACTTCGCCAAGTCCGGCAAGAAGGTCAAGAGCGGCTACACCGACACCGGCGTGAACCTGATCGCCGCCAAGGCGGTGTCCGGCGTGCCCAGCCAGAGCGTGCAGTACGGCCTCGCCAACTGCTGGGGCAAGTGA